The sequence cacctccagcctgccgaatcgtgacagctgcaagtagtagtactacctaaaaaaatttaaaaaattgagaaaaaaagtgaaacacacacacactttattaaacacaatattaaaatacattactaatattgtaattttttttattatcaataaATGTATCATCATTACTTATGAACTACTACATGACTATTATAACTGTGCACATACTATTAAAGCAGGAGAATATAACTCCTAATCCCAATTGAGAGAAAtccataacatgtattatcatcaCCAGTATCCACATGCCAATCAGGTCAGCATGTGTAGGGTCAGATATACTCAGCCATTGAtaaagtgggaccccccccccactcacccCGAAATGCATCTGGACACCTATAGATCTGATACCAAGATCTGACAGCTTTAAAATCATCCACGTACACACCTTGCAAGCGCTACAGCTCCCCTAAAAGTGTACCACCGCATAGTGTGATACGCGCCCAAAACAGCAAACAGCCACACGAGGACGCTGGTGTCTGGAGCGCTCACACTACCTCTGCTGCCTGGGCTGAATACCACCAAGCCGGACTCTGTTCCGTGCCTCTGAGAGGACATAGACTGCCAACCACTACTCAAGAACGGCAATACATCCCCGCAATTGGTAGTTGCGCATCGCGCTAGGACAGCAGGTAACATCAGTCAGCAGGCCAGGTGCGAACCCGTGCAAGCCTGCGAGACAAATACTAACTCTTTGTATCAACTTGCATATTCATAGATATGCACTATGGactataaccccttaaaggttacctctcatcaaaaatgtttttgatatattatagtttaatgtatgcagaataactttccaattgcatgttagtaaaaaaatatgcttctttctatttaattttccactttgaaaaaatgtcctggcagcaagcattttagACTCATGCCGGAGtcataaacactcagagctgccagcctgctttgttcacaaaggagaacactcagcctgtttggctgtgaacaaagcaggctggcagctctgagtgtttaggactccagcatgagtctgaaatgcttgctgccaggactggtagggagacccccagtggtaattttttcaaagtggaaaattaaatagaaagaagcatattttttaataacatgcaattggaaagttattctgcaaacaagaatctataatatatcaaaagttttttttgatgagaggtaccctttaagggtttttcagtttttgaattttcattttttcctccctaccttttaaaaatcataaccctttcaattttccacctaaaaatccatattatggcttatgttttgcatcacaaattctactttgcagtgacatcagtaattttacccaaaaatccacagcgaaacggaaaaataaatcattgtgcaacaaaatcgaagaaaaaaagccattttgtaaattttgggggcttccgtttctgcgcagtacatatttcggtaaaaatgagacattatcattattctgtagatccatacggttaaaatgataccctactttatataggtttgattttgtcgtacttctggaaaaaaatcataactacatgcaggaaaatgtatacgtttaacttttccacgtacagggcggtatgagggctcattttttgcgccgtgatctgaagtttttatcgttaacatttttgttttgatcactttttatacattttttaatggtagaaaaagtgaccaaaaatacgcttttttggactttggaatttttttacgtgtacgccattgaccgtgcagtttaattagctatatttttatagttcagacatttacacatgcggagataccacatatgtttatttttatttacactaatttatttttttaatgggaaaaggggggtgattcaaagttttattagggaaggggttaaaggatctttattagcactttttttttttttactttttttttgcaatgttatagctcccatagggacctataacactgcacacactgatcttttacacagatcactggcgtgtattaacacgcctgtgatcagtgttatcggcgcttgactgctcctgcctggatctcagccacggagcagtcatttgccaatcggacaccgaggaggcaggtaaggtccctcccggtgtcctgtaagttgttcaggacgctgcgatttcactgtagccgggatactttcactttcgcttcagacgcggcggtcagctttgatcgtcgcgtctgaagggttaatacagggcatcaccgcgatcggtgatgtcctgtattagccgtgggtcccggccgttgatggctgctgggaccgacccgatatgacgcggggtcaccgcgtgaccccgcggcaaatggcgggagccggcggaggacgtaaatatacgtccttcgtcgttaaggagatAAACTATAACTTATAGTCATACCATCATCAGAACTTCAAACGCTGTActctgcattttatttatttatggtacCAGCtacagatgagcgaagttacagtaattcgatttgtcatgaacctcgcggcttggcggttgcttactttagcctgcataaattagttcagctttcacgtGCTCcagtgggttggaaaaggtggatacagtcctagtagagtcttctaggactgtatccaccttttccaggccaccggagcacctgaaagctgaactaatatatgcaggctaaagtcatccactgccgagccgagaagtttttgACGAATTGaattcactgtaacttcgctcatctctagtaccagCGCTTTGAGACTATTATCAAGGACATTATATTCAACAGCTTATGTGGCAGAATCTTATTCATCTATATTAGCACataactatttttattattttccataatcagtattattttatcattttttattatatcatatattttatatggatattattttatatatatttttagtgtgCTGACTCAGGGTTCAGCCCTATACTCCactaatttaataaataaataaattaccaaTTTTTTTAACCAGCTACATCTCTAGTTACGATTTTACTCTATCTAGTTATATCTTTATTATACCATTTTAATACACAATTCTTTGGTACTGTTCCTTGAGGTCTGAATACATTTATTTCTGAATTCAAGTTTTGACCATTATCGGAAGCCAATAAAACCAATTGGAAGCCAATAAGACATAATTATTGAGCTTTTACGACACCTCATTCATGACTGGGAGACAATCATGTTTcatatttttctcatttctttAAGTGACCAGTTTCAAGACAAAGAAGAAAAAGTGAGATCAACAATTCCGCATGTGATGAAATGTGACCTTGAGAAAGAAAATATGACGGATCCGATAGACTTACCTCCAGCAGATTGTATCTTAGTTGCTTGGCTCCTAGATGCTGTCTGTAAAGACCAAGATGACTACAGGAGATATCTCAGGAAGTTCTCAAGGATGCTGAAACCTGGAGGACATCTTCTATTAATTGGGCTTCTAGGCACAACATATTGCAAAGTTGGGAATGACACAATCCATGCTTTCACATATGATGAGGATTTTGCCAGCAAAGCTCTAGTTGGAGAAGGATTTGTTATAGATTACTGTGTAACTAAGAAGAGAACGAATGTGAGTGAACTTATGGACTATAAGGCCATCATATTCATTGCAGCTCACAAGGAGAAGTAGGTCTGTTAAGAATCTCAATGTGAAGTCTGCATGTCAAGAGTTTATACAAGGGatttttaactatatattttttaaacaaatgacATCACTATTCTACATAGCCACCTCCTATAGCATTGCAAATCACATGACACATGGCCAATCACTACTCCTCCCACCTTTACGTTTGCCAGCTAAAATATAAAAGTGCGGAAACTTTTTGAATGTTCCTCTTATGTAACTCTTTAGAATTAAGATATAATAATCACAGCGGGGCATCGGATCAGGCGCAGGTCTTTTCATGTAATACTAACCATACTGTGCCCTGTTTTACACTACACAGACACCCCCTGAATGGGTACTGTGCAATACTTTATTTATTATGGTGGAGCTAAAGGGAATTTGAGCATTTACTGCCAGATTTTCACACAGATTAATGCTGAGGGTCCCTATgttgagggggggaaactttgttatcagcttgttgttttttttttttttttttaagaaggaaTTGTTGAAAGCATAGAACCCCATTGAACCTTCATCTAATGCATTATATaagtgtataaaaatatatttaatcatcAGTACAAAAGATGTGGTGCCGGATCCTTATTCTTTGAAGatagtaaatagagatgagcgaatggattttgacaaatccgaattcattatgaatttcaggaaaaattcgcaacaaatgtgaatatcattgtgattcgatcacgcaaatcgcttgattaaactccatttagtgtggtccaggctccagggcatctaagatggcggatccacatgtgaggacaaggggcaaagaatcctgggaaggtgggaacaagggtaggcaggattaccccgaatcacatgcagcctatcctccacccagtgatgtcacaagccaATATGACCGGCAGCCATATtgaggccagtcacttcagcctttcattgcagagagatagatagggacagacagcgctgtgtgtactgctggtgttctacacaaatacttttttaaccgtactggagcgcattgtactccatttacaaatgcataccacatacttatacctaagtggtgtactattttgttcctgttaaagtctcaagggcctagatactgtgaaaggcaaggcaaaagtacacaccgactggtgttgtacacaaatacttttttaagcgtagtggagcgtattgtactcccctcacatacACACTAAttgtgtcaggcagagaagtgccaggatgtgcacagaggagtggcagaagcctaaatttatcagtcagaggtcgcagcagaccgggctcgagtggcagcaggagtcgcagcgagtgaGTGGCcttagctcccagtatcagccagcggtcgtgtctagaccagcaacccatctgccgtcatcaattggttaaaggtaaactgtcatatgttttctcccgcactatccacaggtaccgatggatagtgcgggagacgctgaacattttgagccCTACTTGTCCGGATGCACTGcaccgttcgcccgttatagcagtttttcagtatatttaaattagctgctaactggcacttcatctggcactgtgacgtaaccgccacccggcccgcagcaccgcccggctaatgtatattcatataatgtcttacactctccttctcatcccagccaaaactgcgcatgtgcgggatttcctactctacccggaagcggtcttcagcgctgcCTCATTAGTCCGGAGCAGTgctggagtaaggttgtaggcatgttcatgCCTACCATCaattagcaatataatgaagcagcgctgaa is a genomic window of Hyla sarda isolate aHylSar1 chromosome 10, aHylSar1.hap1, whole genome shotgun sequence containing:
- the LOC130294656 gene encoding indolethylamine N-methyltransferase-like, whose amino-acid sequence is MDSDSRKLYHVHGFDSRQFLEDYLSDKPDMVFGDDSLKFPIENLTKTFTQGHIKGDVLIDLSIGSFIHHLYSACEFFQHIIVLKVSDRCIMELKRYLDSRTGAFDWGHATKLHVEIEGKSDQFQDKEEKVRSTIPHVMKCDLEKENMTDPIDLPPADCILVAWLLDAVCKDQDDYRRYLRKFSRMLKPGGHLLLIGLLGTTYCKVGNDTIHAFTYDEDFASKALVGEGFVIDYCVTKKRTNVSELMDYKAIIFIAAHKEK